Proteins from a genomic interval of Chanodichthys erythropterus isolate Z2021 chromosome 8, ASM2448905v1, whole genome shotgun sequence:
- the cd9b gene encoding CD9 molecule b isoform X2, whose translation MAAGGGLQCIKYLLFIFNFIFWLAGTGVLAVGLWLRFDERTKGLFTPADSPSVFLTGVYILIVAGAVMMVVGFLGCCGAIKESSCMLGLFFLFLLIIFAAEVAAGIWGLSNQDKVVKDVKDFYTQTFDNYKSTQQEALKETLRAIHYGLSCCGKTGNLIDGVSEICPKKEGIDVSVSTSCPSAIEDVFTSRLQVIGGVGIGIGVIMIFGMIFSMLLCCAIRRTRDIV comes from the exons ATGGCTGCAGGTGGAGGACTTCAGTGTATCAAATACTTGCTCTTTATCTTCAACTTTATCTTCTGG CTCGCAGGTACAGGAGTTTTGGCTGTTGGCCTCTGGCTGCGTTTCGATGAAAGAACTAAAGGACTCTTTACTCCAGCAGATTCCCCATCTGTGTTCCTCACAG GGGTCTACATCCTCATCGTGGCAGGTGCCGTCATGATGGTGGTCGGGTTCCTCGGCTGCTGTGGAGCAATAAAAGAATCGTCATGCATGCTGGGATTG TTCTTCTTGTTCCTGCTCATCATTTTTGCTGCAGAGGTGGCCGCTGGAATCTGGGGATTGTCCAATCAAGACAAG GTTGTGAAAGATGTCAAAGATTTCTACACGCAGACATTCGACAACTACAAAAGCACTCAACAGGAAGCACTGAAGGAAACTCTGCGAGCAATTCACTATGGA TTGTCCTGCTGTGGAAAAACAGGAAATTTGATTGATGGAGTATCTGAAATCTGTCCCAAAAAGGAGGGAATTGATGTCTCTGTCTCAACG AGCTGCCCAAGCGCTATTGAGGACGTCTTCACCTCTCGGCTTCAAGTGATCGGCGGCGTTGGGATTGGCATCGGCGTGATCATG ATCTTCGGCATGATCTTCAGCATGCTGCTGTGCTGCGCCATCCGACGAACCCGGGACATCGTATGA
- the cd9b gene encoding CD9 molecule b isoform X1, translating to MMSKSGLSSGEQCIKYILFAFNFIFWLAGTGVLAVGLWLRFDERTKGLFTPADSPSVFLTGVYILIVAGAVMMVVGFLGCCGAIKESSCMLGLFFLFLLIIFAAEVAAGIWGLSNQDKVVKDVKDFYTQTFDNYKSTQQEALKETLRAIHYGLSCCGKTGNLIDGVSEICPKKEGIDVSVSTSCPSAIEDVFTSRLQVIGGVGIGIGVIMIFGMIFSMLLCCAIRRTRDIV from the exons ATGATGTCTAAGTCAGGTCTGTCCAGTGGAGAGCAGTGCATCAAATACATCCTATTCGcctttaatttcatattttgg CTCGCAGGTACAGGAGTTTTGGCTGTTGGCCTCTGGCTGCGTTTCGATGAAAGAACTAAAGGACTCTTTACTCCAGCAGATTCCCCATCTGTGTTCCTCACAG GGGTCTACATCCTCATCGTGGCAGGTGCCGTCATGATGGTGGTCGGGTTCCTCGGCTGCTGTGGAGCAATAAAAGAATCGTCATGCATGCTGGGATTG TTCTTCTTGTTCCTGCTCATCATTTTTGCTGCAGAGGTGGCCGCTGGAATCTGGGGATTGTCCAATCAAGACAAG GTTGTGAAAGATGTCAAAGATTTCTACACGCAGACATTCGACAACTACAAAAGCACTCAACAGGAAGCACTGAAGGAAACTCTGCGAGCAATTCACTATGGA TTGTCCTGCTGTGGAAAAACAGGAAATTTGATTGATGGAGTATCTGAAATCTGTCCCAAAAAGGAGGGAATTGATGTCTCTGTCTCAACG AGCTGCCCAAGCGCTATTGAGGACGTCTTCACCTCTCGGCTTCAAGTGATCGGCGGCGTTGGGATTGGCATCGGCGTGATCATG ATCTTCGGCATGATCTTCAGCATGCTGCTGTGCTGCGCCATCCGACGAACCCGGGACATCGTATGA
- the si:dkey-14d8.20 gene encoding LOW QUALITY PROTEIN: deleted in malignant brain tumors 1 protein (The sequence of the model RefSeq protein was modified relative to this genomic sequence to represent the inferred CDS: substituted 2 bases at 2 genomic stop codons), translating into MTGDGQIQVLGNTISSTSESIRLVNGKNSCSGRVEVFFNGQWGTVCDDGWDLSDAAVACREMGCGDAVEAKSAAYFGPGWGQVFISSVTCFGTEPTLSICGSKKVGEFNCDHTKDAGVICSDCSVWKLALVRLVNGSHSCSGRVEVLHESQWGTVCDDGWDLSDASVVCKEMGCGEVFEHRSGGYFGQGSGPVWLSDVQCDNTESTLRHCTLKEWGQNSCRHEKDAGVACRRKIKFESGINACSGRVEIFYYQWGNVQWGTVSDNGWDLSDAAVVCREMGCGDAIEAKSASYFGPSWGPVWLDDVNCIGNEATLGASLIKLVNGTNTCSGRVEVFYDGRWGTVCDDGWDSTRAAVVCKELGCGDVIEAKSAAYFGPGSGPVWLSGLQCATDSTLRNCNSQGWGQNSCGHEKDAGVTCQHLTGLELHEAKIRLVNGSTSCSGRVEVFYNGQWGTVCDDGWDLSDAAVACREMGCGDAVEAKNAAYFGPGAGKIFMGSVNCAGNEATLSVCESRKFGMCDHSKDAGVICDSPVRLINGSNSCSGRVEVHYNGIWGTVCDIGWDLSDAAVVCREMGCGDVVETKNAAYFGQGSGPALLSDLQCSNTESSLRDCKSSGWGKGACGHEKDAGVICQGEFKLILKNERHALYPXSKHFQTVPSFVXALDKVRLVNSTSSCSGRVEVLQNRQWGTVCDDGWDASDAAVVCRQLGCGAVLEVKSAAYYGKGSGTVWMSNVNCFGNESTLMNCSYNRNPTSCGHEKDAGVICGYIKVLLKIEVKAELGVNPNDAGIMNKLSEEVRAVGRVTLNCILHCCHLLAAHAPVRLVGGDNICSGRVEVLLDGQWGTVCDDGWDLSDAAVVCRELGCGDAVEVKSSAYFGPGTGPILMNYVHCVGNEPTLIQCDFERGRLNGPWHQEDAGVICNDGGSVEGSHSGVKMVLRIEVKTDPKINPNDPETTSKLSEEMRKKLQISGLLSLTWKTQPDGKVFQNVYQKKKAPKTCN; encoded by the exons ATGACTGGAGATGGTCAGATTCAAG TACTTGGCAATACCATTTCAAGTACGTCTGAATCAATCAGACTGGTAAATGGCAAGAACTCTTGTTCTGGACGAGTGGAGGTTTTCTTCAACGGTCAGTGGGGAACGGTGTGTGATGATGGCTGGGATCTGTCAGATGCTGCAGTGGCGTGTAGAGAGATGGGATGTGGGGATGCTGTAGAGGCAAAGAGTGCAGCTTATTTCGGACCAGGTTGGGGGCAAGTATTTATAAGCAGTGTGACGTGTTTTGGAACTGAGCCTACGCTGAGCATATGTGGATCGAAGAAAGTGGGAGAGTTTAACTGTGATCATACAAAGGATGCTGGAGT TATATGTTCTGACTGCTCTGTGTGGAAATTAGCCCTTGTCAGATTGGTGAATGGCAGTCACTCCTGTTCTGGACGGGTGGAGGTTCTCCATGAGAGTCAGTGGGGAACAGTGTGTGATGATGGCTGGGATCTGTCAGACGCTTCAGTGGTGTGTAAAGAAATGGGCTGTGGCGAAGTTTTCGAGCATAGGAGCGGTGGTTATTTTGGCCAGGGATCAGGGCCAGTATGGTTAAGTGATGTGCAGTGTGATAACACTGAATCTACACTGAGACACTGCACTTTAAAGGAATGGGGACAAAATTCATGCAGACATGAAAAGGATGCCGGAGTTGCCTGTCGCC GCAAAATTAAGTTTGAAAGTGGCATCAACGCTTGTTCTGGAAGAGTGGAGATTTTCTATTATCAGTGGGGAAACGTTCAGTGGGGAACAGTGTCAGATAATGGCTGGGATCTGTCAGATGCTGCAGTGGTGTGTAGAGAGATGGGCTGTGGGGATGCTATAGAGGCAAAGAGTGCTTCTTATTTCGGACCGAGTTGGGGACCAGTATGGTTGGATGATGTCAACTGCATTGGAAATGAGGCCACACTCGGTGCCT CTCTTATTAAGCTGGTGAATGGCACCAACACTTGTTCTGGCAGAGTGGAGGTTTTCTACGATGGACGATGGGGAACAGTGTGTGATGATGGCTGGGATTCTACACGTGCTGCAGTGGTGTGTAAAGAACTGGGCTGTGGAGATGTTATAGAGGCAAAGAGTGCTGCTTATTTTGGACCGGGATCAGGGCCAGTATGGCTAAGTGGTTTACAATGTGCCACTGACTCTACACTGAGAAACTGTAATTCACAGGGATGGGGGCAAAACAGCTGTGGACATGAGAAGGATGCTGGAGTCACCTGTCAGC atcttacgggtttggaactacatgagg CTAAAATCAGACTGGTGAATGGCAGCACCTCCTGTTCTGGACGAGTGGAGGTTTTCTATAATGGTCAGTGGGGAACGGTGTGTGATGATGGCTGGGATCTGTCAGATGCTGCAGTGGCGTGTAGAGAGATGGGATGTGGGGATGCTGTAGAGGCAAAGAATGCTGCTTATTTCGGACCGGGTGCAGGAAAAATATTTATGGGCAGTGTAAACTGTGCTGGAAATGAGGCCACTCTGAGTGTCTGTGAATCACGTAAATTCGGAATGTGTGACCATTCAAAGGATGCTGGAGTCATCTGTGACT CTCCTGTCAGGCTCATTAATGGAAGTAACTCTTGTTCTGGAAGAGTGGAGGTTCATTATAATGGAATATGGGGAACAGTGTGCGATATTGGCTGGGATCTGTCAGATGCTGCAGTGGTGTGCAGAGAGATGGGCTGTGGGGATGTTGTAGAGACAAAAAACGCTGCTTATTTTGGACAAGGATCAGGACCTGCATTGCTAAGTGATTTACAGTGTTCTAACACTGAATCAAGTCTGCGAGATTGTAAATCAAGTGGATGGGGGAAAGGCGCCTGTGGACATGAGAAAGATGCAGGAGTCATCTGTCAGGGTGAGTTCAAACTGATATTAAAAAATGAACGGCATGCTTTATATCCCTAATCTAAGCATT TTCAAACTGTCCCTTCCTTTGTCTGAGCATTAGATAAAGTTAGGCTGGTCAACAGCACCAGCTCCTGTTCTGGACGAGTGGAGGTTCTCCAAAATAGACAGTGGGGAACAGTGTGTGATGATGGCTGGGATGCGTCAGATGCTGCAGTGGTCTGTAGACAACTGGGCTGTGGAGCCGTTTTGGAAGTAAAGAGTGCTGCTTATTATGGAAAGGGTTCAGGAACAGTATGGATGAGCAATGTAAACTGTTTTGGGAATGAGTCGACATTGATGAACTGTTCATATAATAGAAATCCAACCAGCTGTGGCCATGAGAAAGATGCTGGAGTCATTTGTGGAT ATATTAAAGTCCTGTTGAAGATTGAAGTGAAGGCTGAACTTGGAGTCAACCCAAATGATGCTGGAATCATGAATAAACTTTCAGAGGAGGTGAGAGCAGTGGGAAGAGTAACACTAAACTGCATCCTTCACTGCTGTCATCTACTGGCTGCTCATG CCCCTGTCAGGCTGGTAGGTGGTGATAACATTTGTTCTGGACGAGTGGAGGTTCTCCTTGATGGTCAGTGGGGAACGGTGTGTGATGATGGCTGGGATCTGTCAGATGCTGCAGTGGTGTGTAGAGAACTGGGCTGTGGGGATGCTGTAGAGGTAAAGAGTTCAGCTTATTTTGGACCGGGAACTGGTCCAATATTAATGAACTATGTTCACTGTGTTGGGAATGAGCCTACACTGATACAATGTGACTTTGAGCGTGGGAGGCTGAACGGCCCCTGGCACCAGGAAGATGCTGGAGTCATCTGCAATG ATGGAGGCTCTGTCGAGGGCTCACACTCAGGTGTTAAAATGGTGTTGAGGATTGAGGTGAAAACTGACCCCAAAATCAACCCAAATGATCCTGAAACCACGAGTAAACTCTCGGAGGAG ATGAGGAAGAAGTTACAAATAAGTGGACTTCTCTCACTGACTTGGAAAACTCAGCCAGATGGGAAAGTCTTCCAGAACGTCTACCAGAAAAAGAAAGCTCCAAAAACATGTAACTGA
- the LOC137024218 gene encoding small lysine-rich protein 1, producing MPSGTKKSRSQSAKPATKSKKKHSSKKRSVSAKSTKTDVDILSPAAMENIYYISHNAVDCLEFRGFGWPGATKKKGKKGKKQKSKK from the exons ATG CCTTCAGGCACCAAGAAGTCAAGATCTCAAAGTGCCAAACCTGCCACAAAGAGCAAAAAAAAGCACTCCTCCAAGAAGAGGTCAGTCAGTGCCAAATCCACAAAGACAGATGTGGATATTCTGAGTCCAGCTGCCATGGAGAACATCTACTACATCTCCCATAATGCAGTGGACTGCTTGGAGTTCAGAGGATTTGGCTGGCCTGGGGCCACCAAGAAGAAAGGGAAAAagggcaaaaaacaaaaaagcaaaaaatga